From Streptomyces griseorubiginosus, one genomic window encodes:
- a CDS encoding TetR/AcrR family transcriptional regulator: MSPRAGLTPDRLTEAAAELADEIGFENVTLAALAKRFGVKDASLYSHVRSLQDLRTRVALLAGGEMIDRIAVAVVGRAGKDALAAFAGAYREYALERPGRYAATQIRIDQSLIADTPAMRRTAEITYGMLRAYGLAEPDLTDAVRLLRATFHGYCALESTGGFGAPREVGRSWDKAVDALHIALENWPQEEKNDD, translated from the coding sequence ATGAGTCCCCGTGCAGGTCTGACCCCCGACCGTCTCACCGAGGCCGCGGCCGAGCTCGCCGACGAGATCGGGTTCGAGAACGTCACCCTGGCGGCCCTGGCCAAACGCTTCGGGGTGAAGGATGCGAGTCTGTACTCGCACGTCAGGAGTCTTCAGGACCTGCGTACCCGGGTCGCCCTGCTCGCCGGCGGCGAGATGATCGACCGGATCGCGGTCGCGGTGGTGGGGCGGGCCGGGAAAGACGCTCTGGCCGCCTTCGCCGGTGCCTACCGGGAGTACGCCCTGGAGCGGCCCGGGCGGTACGCGGCCACCCAGATCCGTATCGACCAGTCGCTGATCGCGGACACCCCCGCCATGCGGCGCACCGCCGAGATCACCTACGGCATGCTCCGCGCGTACGGCCTCGCCGAACCCGATCTCACCGACGCCGTACGCCTGTTGCGCGCCACCTTCCACGGTTACTGCGCCCTGGAGTCCACCGGCGGCTTCGGCGCGCCCCGCGAGGTGGGGAGGTCCTGGGACAAGGCGGTCGACGCCCTGCACATCGCACTGGAGAACTGGCCCCAGGAGGAGAAGAACGATGACTGA
- a CDS encoding alpha/beta hydrolase: MTDPHYDVTGDGPVLLIIPGGAGHPMGLDAMTDVLSAHFTVVTYDPLGLAHGRLGEPIADQRVQDWSDGARWVLDATLPEGESAYVLGTSAGAVVALDLLARHPERLRHVVAHEPPCVGVLPDGARQQARFAEVCDVYRAKGLVAAGALMTAVLEEREAGELPEGQPLPREEELLSPMALSLAHVLRPFTSYIPEAGPSKVRLTVGAGTDSREQLLYRTAGFLAKERQAELVEFSGGHLGILQHPVEFAGRLTRTLLGDGLRS, from the coding sequence ATGACTGACCCGCACTACGACGTCACCGGCGACGGACCCGTCCTGCTGATCATCCCCGGTGGCGCGGGGCACCCGATGGGGCTCGACGCGATGACGGACGTGCTCTCCGCGCACTTCACCGTCGTCACCTACGACCCCCTCGGTCTGGCCCACGGCCGTCTCGGTGAACCCATCGCGGACCAGCGGGTCCAGGACTGGAGCGACGGTGCGCGGTGGGTGCTCGACGCGACGCTGCCGGAGGGCGAGTCGGCGTACGTCCTCGGTACCAGTGCCGGTGCCGTCGTCGCGCTGGACCTGCTCGCCCGGCACCCGGAGCGGCTGCGGCACGTCGTCGCGCACGAGCCGCCGTGTGTGGGGGTGTTGCCGGACGGGGCACGGCAGCAGGCCCGGTTCGCCGAGGTCTGTGACGTCTACCGCGCCAAGGGGCTTGTGGCGGCGGGCGCCCTGATGACCGCCGTACTGGAGGAGCGGGAGGCGGGCGAACTCCCCGAAGGTCAACCCCTGCCCCGGGAGGAGGAGTTGCTCAGCCCTATGGCGCTCTCCCTCGCGCATGTCCTGCGGCCCTTCACGTCGTACATCCCCGAGGCGGGGCCCTCAAAGGTACGCCTCACCGTCGGCGCGGGCACCGACTCCCGCGAGCAACTCCTGTATCGAACGGCCGGGTTCCTCGCCAAGGAGCGGCAGGCCGAGCTGGTCGAGTTCTCGGGCGGTCACCTCGGCATCCTCCAGCATCCGGTGGAGTTCGCCGGACGGCTCACGCGGACGCTGCTCGGGGACGGCCTGCGGTCATGA